In Erythrobacter litoralis HTCC2594, a single genomic region encodes these proteins:
- a CDS encoding hemolysin family protein, giving the protein MTPFPWPDLFIIAALILLNGIFAMSELAIVSAKPTRLKSKAEKGSSGAQLALDLAANPGKFLSTVQIGITLVAIITGALSGASLEAPVGERLVALGIPADVSGEVAFIGVIALTTYFSVVVGELVPKQLALRAAVPISVVMSRPMAMLAKIAAPIVWILDTSSGAIVRLFGIRPGGQSSVTAEELHMMFTEATKTGVLEEEQSAILTGVVRLAERPVREVMTPRTELDWIDAAAGEAEISRVIAESPHSLLPVAEGSSDKVLGVIKVREVLAQQVAGLPVELAVLMKKPEVIPDQLDAMDALRVLQQSEVAMAMVHDEYGHLDGIVTPVDILTAMVGDFVSDQDQGEMPEVIEREDGSLLVSGALSADILADRLGLDYGDDREFATVAGYALAVLKKLPGEGEIFTDQGWRFEVLDMDGRKIDKLLVSEVGEEG; this is encoded by the coding sequence GTGACACCATTTCCCTGGCCTGACCTCTTCATTATCGCTGCCCTGATCCTGCTCAACGGGATTTTTGCCATGTCCGAGCTGGCGATCGTTTCCGCCAAGCCTACGCGGCTGAAATCGAAGGCGGAAAAAGGCAGCTCGGGGGCGCAACTTGCGCTCGACCTGGCGGCAAACCCGGGGAAATTCCTTTCTACCGTGCAGATCGGCATCACGCTGGTCGCCATCATCACCGGCGCGCTCTCGGGGGCCAGCCTCGAGGCGCCGGTGGGCGAACGCCTGGTCGCGCTGGGCATTCCGGCAGATGTGTCGGGCGAAGTCGCATTCATCGGCGTGATCGCGCTCACCACTTATTTCAGCGTGGTCGTCGGCGAGCTGGTACCCAAGCAGCTCGCTCTGCGCGCTGCTGTGCCGATCTCCGTCGTGATGTCGCGCCCGATGGCGATGCTGGCGAAGATCGCCGCGCCGATCGTCTGGATCCTCGACACCTCGTCGGGCGCGATCGTTCGCCTGTTCGGTATTCGCCCAGGCGGGCAGTCCTCGGTTACGGCCGAAGAATTGCACATGATGTTTACCGAAGCGACCAAGACCGGGGTGCTGGAGGAAGAGCAGAGCGCGATCCTGACCGGCGTCGTGCGGCTGGCAGAGCGCCCTGTGCGCGAGGTGATGACGCCGCGCACCGAGCTCGACTGGATCGACGCGGCGGCGGGCGAAGCGGAGATTTCCCGCGTGATTGCGGAAAGCCCGCATTCGCTGCTGCCGGTGGCCGAAGGCTCCAGCGACAAGGTGCTGGGCGTGATCAAAGTGCGCGAAGTGCTGGCACAGCAGGTTGCCGGCCTGCCGGTCGAACTCGCCGTCCTGATGAAGAAGCCCGAGGTCATTCCCGACCAGCTCGACGCGATGGACGCACTCCGCGTGCTGCAGCAGTCCGAAGTCGCGATGGCGATGGTCCATGACGAGTACGGCCACCTGGACGGGATCGTCACCCCGGTCGACATCCTGACCGCGATGGTCGGCGATTTCGTGAGCGACCAGGACCAAGGCGAAATGCCGGAAGTGATCGAACGCGAGGATGGCTCGCTGCTCGTTTCGGGCGCGCTTTCTGCGGATATTCTCGCCGACCGGCTGGGTCTCGACTACGGCGACGACCGCGAGTTCGCGACGGTGGCCGGCTATGCTTTGGCCGTCCTGAAGAAGCTGCCGGGCGAAGGGGAAATTTTCACCGACCAGGGCTGGCGTTTCGAGGTGCTCGATATGGACGGGCGCAAGATCGACAAGCTGCTGGTGAGCGAGGTGGGGGAAGAGGGGTAG
- the lspA gene encoding signal peptidase II, whose protein sequence is MTITTQQVWKRRLVGFALALAILAADQYVKWLVRVQLDLRSRPEGLYELLPFFDLRWTQNFGISLGMFEATSVEMRWALVLGTALIAVVVGIWMLREKTLGDIIGLGLIFGGALGNIYDRYTWGYVIDYADLHFGEFRPFLIFNIADAAITIGVLIILARSFLVPEKKTTTSEPDKSAEVPAES, encoded by the coding sequence ATGACCATAACGACGCAACAGGTCTGGAAGCGCCGCCTGGTCGGCTTCGCGCTGGCGCTGGCGATCCTCGCCGCCGACCAGTATGTGAAATGGCTCGTGCGCGTGCAGCTCGATCTACGCAGCCGGCCAGAGGGTCTGTACGAGCTACTGCCGTTCTTCGACCTGCGATGGACGCAGAATTTCGGTATTTCGCTGGGCATGTTCGAAGCGACCAGCGTGGAGATGCGCTGGGCGCTGGTGCTCGGAACCGCGCTGATCGCAGTCGTCGTCGGCATCTGGATGCTGCGCGAGAAAACGCTCGGCGACATTATCGGCCTCGGCCTTATCTTCGGCGGCGCGCTCGGCAATATCTACGATCGCTACACCTGGGGCTATGTAATCGACTATGCCGACCTGCATTTCGGGGAATTCCGCCCCTTCCTGATCTTCAACATTGCCGATGCCGCGATTACCATCGGCGTGCTGATTATCCTTGCCCGCTCGTTCCTCGTGCCCGAAAAGAAGACTACGACGAGCGAACCCGACAAGTCGGCCGAAGTGCCGGCGGAGAGTTGA
- a CDS encoding DUF3035 domain-containing protein encodes MTKISSLILLASGGAMLASCASGGILNRDRPDEFAVQRQAPLVVPPDFSLEPPAPGAPRPSEDTASEQALEALFGGPAPRSSVESAALSRAGDARPGIRSAIGDPATNTVAKGRVTRDIIAAPEGDGQAAQAVIPG; translated from the coding sequence ATGACAAAGATTTCCTCCCTGATCCTGCTCGCTTCCGGCGGCGCCATGCTCGCATCCTGCGCTAGCGGCGGTATCCTCAATCGCGACCGGCCCGACGAATTCGCCGTCCAGCGGCAGGCGCCGCTGGTGGTGCCGCCCGATTTCAGCCTCGAACCGCCCGCGCCCGGCGCACCGCGCCCCTCCGAAGACACCGCCAGCGAGCAGGCGCTCGAAGCCCTGTTCGGCGGCCCCGCCCCGCGCAGCTCGGTCGAAAGCGCCGCGCTCAGCCGCGCCGGCGACGCCCGCCCGGGCATCCGCTCGGCCATCGGCGACCCCGCCACCAATACCGTCGCCAAAGGCCGCGTGACCCGTGATATCATCGCGGCACCCGAAGGTGACGGGCAGGCGGCACAGGCGGTCATACCCGGCTGA